One Bos javanicus breed banteng chromosome 9, ARS-OSU_banteng_1.0, whole genome shotgun sequence DNA window includes the following coding sequences:
- the MARCKS gene encoding myristoylated alanine-rich C-kinase substrate — translation MGAQFSKTAAKGEATAERPGEAAVASSPSKANGQENGHVKVNGDASPAAAEPGAKEELQANGSAPAADKEEPAAAGSGAASPAAAEKDEPAAAAPDAGASPVEKEAPVEGEAAEPGSPTAAEGEAASAASSTSSPKAEDGATPSPSNETPKKKKKRFSFKKSFKLSGFSFKKNKKEAGEGGEAEGAAGASAEGGKDEASGGAAAAAGEAGAAPGEPTAAPGEEAAAGEEGAAGGDPQEAKPEEAAVAPEKPPASEEAKAVEEPSKAEEKAEEAGVSAAGCEAPSAAGPGVPPEQEAAPAEEAAAAPASSACAAPSQEAQPECSPEAPPAEAAE, via the exons ATGGGTGCCCAGTTCTCCAAGACCGCCGCGAAGGGAGAAGCCACCGCGGAGAGGCCCGGGGAGGCGGCTGTGGCCTCGTCGCCTTCTAAAGCGAATGGGCAG GAAAATGGCCACGTGAAGGTAAACGGCGATGCTTCTCCCGCGGCCGCCGAGCCCGGCGCCAAGGAGGAGCTGCAGGCCAACGGCAGCGCCCCGGCGGCCGACAAGGAGGAGCCCGCGGCCGCCGGGAGTGGGGCAGCGTCGCCTGCCGCGGCCGAGAAAGATGAGCCGGCCGCCGCTGCCCCCGACGCCGGGGCCAGCCCCGTGGAGAAGGAGGCCCCCGTGGAGGGCGAGGCCGCCGAGCCCGGCTCACCCACGGCCGCCGAGGGGGAGGCCGCCTCTGCCGCCTCCTCGACGTCTTCGCCGAAGGCTGAGGACGGGGCCACGCCCTCGCCCAGCAACGAGAccccgaaaaaaaaaaagaagcgcTTTTCCTTCAAGAAGTCTTTCAAGCTGAGCGGCTTCTCCTTCAAGAAGAACaagaaggaggcaggagagggcggTGAGGCCGAAGGGGCCGCCGGCGCCTCCGCCGAAGGCGGCAAGGACGAGGCCTCGGGGGGCGCTGCTGCGGCCGCCGGCGAGGCGGGTGCGGCCCCCGGGGAGCCGACAGCGGCGCCAGGCGAGGAGGCGGCCGCGGGCGaggagggggcggcggggggcgacCCGCAGGAGGCCAAGCCCGAGGAGGCTGCCGTCGCGCCCGAGAAGCCGCCCGCCAGCGAGGAGGCTAAGGCCGTCGAGGAGCCCAGCAAGGCTGAAGAGAAGGCAGAAGAGGCCGGGGTCAGCGCGGCCGGCTGCGAGGCGCCCTCGGCCGCCGGGCCCGGCGTGCCCCCAGAGCAGGAGGCGGCCCCCGCTGAGGAGGCGGCGGCCGCCCCGGCGTCGTCAGCCTGCGCAGCCCCCTCACAGGAGGCCCAGCCCGAGTGCAGTCCAGAAGCGCCCCCAGCGGAGGCAGCCGAGTAA